One window from the genome of Mesorhizobium loti encodes:
- a CDS encoding Subtilase family protein, translated as MALKGNGQLLVKVHNQPFAVVLETNLPNLPVAIPGYSLELLSATPRSRPQFTDYVVADHWLLAKPVEPKEDLTPWDTAHAAASAQNYTHYIEPDVLHELSAPPRGKLDGGLNTDWPPAVNPAAGVSPGWHLGGDFTGFASIRDVATGKGVKIAHLDTGYTPGHASKPRYLRPDLGYDYWDKKKDPIDPGTQLLGLDQPGHGTATLALLAGNAMDLKFGKQRYQGDIGGAPDAEVIPIRISPSVVHMYTSTMAKGLYDALAPSGDPEKPNPANRCDVVSISHGGLPTAAWADAVNTLYEEGLVVVAASGDSFYLEVADLATRFTVYPSAFNRVLTVVGATYAKQPYVTDKFGVMQGCWGPDSVMEKAIAGFTPNVAWMKFDDCPTGFEMSGGGTSASTPQVAAACALWLQLYRDKTPADWRRVEACRLALFDSADHAHPNKPKLGWGILNVPRMLDEGLAAQLIAKANSGQLRQSAQDSVSFPFWRLLTGLGPPNSEEERMYEAEVAQVVLQSTSSELRRAAADAANGQTLSPDDKIRYRGLLAQEAISGALRTKILSL; from the coding sequence ATGGCGCTCAAGGGCAATGGGCAGCTCCTGGTAAAGGTGCACAATCAACCGTTCGCGGTCGTTCTGGAGACCAACCTGCCCAACCTGCCAGTCGCCATTCCGGGCTATTCGCTCGAGCTTCTATCGGCGACCCCGCGAAGTCGGCCCCAGTTCACCGATTATGTAGTGGCTGACCACTGGCTGTTGGCGAAACCTGTCGAGCCAAAAGAAGACCTGACGCCTTGGGACACCGCCCATGCAGCTGCCAGCGCTCAGAATTATACCCACTACATCGAACCGGATGTCCTGCACGAGCTGTCCGCCCCGCCGCGGGGTAAATTGGACGGAGGCCTGAATACCGACTGGCCGCCCGCGGTGAACCCCGCCGCCGGCGTGTCTCCTGGATGGCACCTGGGTGGGGACTTCACCGGTTTTGCCAGCATTCGGGATGTTGCCACCGGCAAAGGGGTCAAGATCGCGCACCTGGATACAGGCTACACGCCAGGACATGCCTCCAAGCCACGTTATCTGCGACCGGACCTCGGTTACGACTATTGGGACAAGAAAAAGGATCCAATAGATCCCGGGACGCAATTGCTGGGTCTGGACCAGCCGGGTCACGGCACTGCCACTCTCGCCCTGCTGGCGGGCAATGCGATGGATCTCAAGTTTGGCAAGCAACGGTATCAGGGCGACATCGGAGGCGCGCCCGACGCTGAGGTCATCCCTATCCGGATCAGTCCTTCTGTTGTGCACATGTATACCAGCACAATGGCCAAGGGCCTGTATGATGCGTTGGCGCCCAGTGGCGACCCGGAAAAGCCGAATCCCGCCAACCGTTGTGATGTTGTTTCAATAAGTCATGGTGGCCTTCCGACCGCGGCCTGGGCCGATGCGGTCAATACGCTCTACGAGGAGGGTCTCGTCGTAGTGGCGGCTTCAGGCGACAGCTTCTATCTCGAAGTGGCTGATCTCGCGACGCGCTTTACCGTCTATCCAAGCGCCTTCAATCGTGTTCTGACGGTTGTGGGGGCGACCTACGCCAAACAGCCATACGTCACCGACAAGTTCGGCGTTATGCAAGGTTGTTGGGGGCCCGATAGCGTGATGGAGAAAGCCATCGCCGGATTCACGCCCAATGTCGCCTGGATGAAATTTGACGATTGTCCAACCGGATTCGAGATGAGCGGGGGAGGGACATCGGCGAGCACTCCCCAGGTGGCGGCCGCTTGCGCCTTGTGGCTCCAACTCTATCGCGACAAAACGCCCGCCGATTGGCGCCGTGTCGAGGCGTGTAGGTTGGCCCTCTTTGACAGCGCGGACCATGCCCACCCCAACAAACCCAAACTCGGCTGGGGCATTCTTAATGTGCCAAGAATGCTGGACGAAGGCCTCGCGGCACAACTGATAGCCAAGGCGAACTCCGGTCAGCTTCGTCAGTCCGCGCAAGATAGCGTGTCGTTCCCATTCTGGCGCTTGTTGACGGGGCTTGGACCGCCGAACAGTGAAGAAGAACGAATGTACGAGGCCGAGGTGGCACAGGTTGTGTTGCAGTCGACATCTTCGGAGTTGCGAAGGGCCGCAGCCGATGCAGCTAACGGTCAGACCCTCTCCCCAGATGACAAAATTCGCTACCGCGGCCTCCTGGCGCAAGAGGCGATTTCGGGAGCTCTGAGGACGAAAATCTTATCGCTTTGA
- a CDS encoding SH3, type 3 domain protein, protein MTHVDIIGSVCTEWDYAQKSCVAQVDVRLVQGSKSPFFVSKLAVDADGAPMAYHPGDTGSYDYLANVSKNDLHGIQGEDGAVGPAPGFYVSGTSLSDPAYGSKDTRHWVDAAKIPYFVLNRQEFPQFSVPLGSIATVVDLNSRKRTGAILADTGHAVGEGSIALAVNLGLSPFSKKHPPKVVGFDEPRFLYLLYPDRTVDAPWAVGLVQSESQAGFRDWGGDAQLDAIFPKENFA, encoded by the coding sequence ATGACCCATGTCGATATTATCGGCTCGGTTTGTACGGAATGGGATTACGCCCAAAAGAGTTGTGTTGCACAGGTCGATGTTCGACTTGTGCAGGGATCAAAGTCACCGTTTTTCGTTAGTAAACTCGCAGTTGATGCAGACGGCGCGCCGATGGCGTATCATCCCGGCGATACAGGTTCTTACGATTACTTAGCCAACGTCAGCAAAAACGACTTGCACGGAATTCAAGGCGAGGACGGTGCAGTCGGGCCAGCGCCAGGATTTTACGTATCTGGAACCTCATTGTCTGATCCCGCATATGGATCGAAGGACACTCGTCACTGGGTAGACGCGGCAAAAATCCCATACTTCGTGCTCAACCGCCAGGAATTCCCCCAATTTAGTGTCCCGCTAGGATCGATCGCCACGGTCGTCGACCTTAACAGCCGGAAACGCACGGGCGCGATCCTCGCCGATACGGGACATGCCGTCGGCGAAGGGTCAATCGCATTGGCGGTGAACCTTGGATTGAGCCCATTCTCGAAAAAGCATCCCCCGAAGGTCGTGGGCTTTGATGAGCCCCGATTTCTCTATCTCCTGTATCCGGACCGAACTGTGGACGCGCCTTGGGCGGTTGGTCTGGTCCAGTCTGAGTCGCAAGCGGGCTTCCGCGACTGGGGCGGGGACGCCCAGCTGGATGCCATATTTCCGAAAGAAAACTTCGCCTGA
- a CDS encoding chaperonin GroL, whose product MAAKEVKFSRDARERMLRGVNILADAVKVTLGPKGRNVVIDKSFGAPRITKDGVTVAKEIELEDKFENMGAQMVREVASKTNDIAGDGTTTATVLAQSIVQEGHKAVAAGMNPMDLKRGIDLAVTEVVAHLVKNAKKIKTSEEVAQVGTIAGNGDESVGKMIAEAMQKVGNEGVITVEEAKTAETELEVVEGMQFDRGYLSPYFVTNADKMVADLEDAYILLHEKKLSNLQAMLPVLEAVVQTSKPLLIISEDVEGEALATLVVNKLRGGLKIAAVKAPGFGDRRKAMLEDIAILTGGQVISEDLGIKLENVGLNMLGRAKKVSISKENTTIVDGAGKKAEIQGRVAQIKQQIEETTSDYDKEKLQERLAKLAGGVAVIRVGGATEVEVKEKKDRVDDALNATRAAVEEGIVAGGGVALLRASLSINAVGANSDQTAGINIVRRALQAPARQIAANAGAEASIVAGKILDSKIATFGYNAQSGDYGDMIAMGIVDPMKVVRTALQDAASVAGLLVTTEAMIAEAPKKESAGGGMPGGMPGGGMGGMGGMGGF is encoded by the coding sequence ATGGCTGCCAAAGAAGTAAAATTCTCCCGCGACGCCCGTGAGCGCATGCTGCGCGGCGTCAACATCCTCGCCGACGCGGTGAAGGTCACGCTCGGCCCCAAGGGCCGCAACGTCGTCATCGACAAGTCGTTCGGCGCCCCGCGCATCACCAAGGACGGCGTCACCGTCGCCAAGGAAATCGAGCTTGAGGACAAGTTCGAGAACATGGGCGCGCAGATGGTCCGCGAAGTTGCTTCGAAGACCAACGACATCGCCGGCGACGGCACCACGACCGCGACCGTTCTGGCGCAGTCGATCGTCCAGGAAGGCCACAAGGCGGTTGCCGCCGGCATGAACCCGATGGACCTGAAGCGCGGCATCGACCTCGCCGTCACCGAAGTCGTCGCTCACCTCGTCAAGAACGCCAAGAAGATCAAGACCTCGGAAGAGGTTGCCCAGGTCGGCACAATCGCCGGCAATGGCGACGAGTCGGTCGGCAAGATGATCGCGGAAGCGATGCAGAAGGTCGGCAACGAAGGCGTCATCACGGTTGAGGAAGCCAAGACCGCCGAGACGGAACTCGAAGTCGTCGAAGGCATGCAGTTCGACCGCGGCTACCTCTCGCCCTACTTCGTCACCAACGCCGACAAGATGGTTGCCGATCTCGAGGACGCCTACATCCTGCTGCACGAGAAGAAGCTCTCCAACCTGCAGGCGATGCTGCCGGTTCTCGAAGCCGTCGTGCAGACCTCGAAGCCGCTGCTCATCATCTCGGAAGACGTCGAAGGCGAGGCCCTGGCCACGCTGGTCGTCAACAAGCTGCGTGGCGGTCTGAAGATCGCCGCCGTCAAGGCGCCGGGCTTCGGTGATCGCCGCAAGGCCATGCTGGAAGACATCGCGATCCTCACCGGTGGCCAGGTCATCTCCGAAGACCTCGGCATCAAGCTCGAGAATGTCGGCCTCAACATGCTCGGCCGCGCCAAGAAGGTGTCGATCTCCAAGGAGAACACCACCATCGTCGACGGCGCCGGCAAGAAGGCCGAGATCCAGGGCCGCGTTGCCCAGATCAAGCAGCAGATCGAGGAGACCACCTCGGACTACGACAAGGAGAAGCTGCAGGAACGTCTGGCGAAGCTCGCGGGCGGCGTTGCGGTGATCCGCGTCGGCGGTGCGACCGAAGTGGAAGTGAAGGAAAAGAAGGACCGCGTTGATGACGCTCTGAACGCGACCCGCGCGGCCGTGGAAGAAGGCATCGTTGCAGGTGGCGGCGTTGCCCTGCTGCGCGCTTCGCTGAGCATCAACGCTGTCGGCGCAAACTCCGACCAGACCGCCGGCATCAACATCGTGCGTCGTGCGCTACAGGCTCCGGCCCGCCAGATCGCGGCCAACGCCGGTGCGGAAGCTTCCATCGTCGCCGGCAAGATCCTCGACAGCAAGATCGCAACCTTCGGCTACAACGCCCAGTCCGGCGACTATGGTGATATGATTGCCATGGGTATCGTCGATCCTATGAAGGTCGTTCGCACGGCTCTGCAAGACGCGGCCTCGGTCGCCGGCCTGCTCGTCACCACCGAAGCCATGATCGCGGAGGCTCCCAAGAAGGAGTCGGCTGGCGGCGGCATGCCGGGTGGTATGCCCGGCGGTGGCATGGGTGGGATGGGCGGCATGGGGGGTTTCTAA
- a CDS encoding co-chaperonin GroES gives MAKSKFRPLHDRVVVRRVESESKTAGGIIIPDTAKEKPQEGEIIAVGSGARDEAGKLVPLDVKAGDRILFGKWSGTEVKLNGEDLLIMKESDIMGIIG, from the coding sequence ATGGCAAAGTCGAAGTTCCGGCCGCTGCATGACCGCGTGGTCGTTCGCCGGGTTGAATCCGAATCCAAGACCGCCGGCGGGATCATCATCCCGGATACGGCGAAGGAAAAGCCGCAGGAAGGCGAGATCATCGCCGTTGGTTCCGGCGCCCGCGACGAAGCCGGCAAGCTGGTTCCCCTGGACGTCAAGGCTGGCGACCGCATTCTGTTCGGCAAGTGGTCGGGCACCGAAGTCAAGCTCAATGGCGAAGACCTTCTGATCATGAAGGAATCCGACATCATGGGCATCATCGGCTGA
- a CDS encoding replication initiation protein RepC, whose translation METGIATTPFGRRPMSLAMLAAQNDSREIPKGTAVDKWQIYRNLCEGRSIAGVGDRALAVLNALLSFYPDNELSEENGLIVFPSNAHLSLRAHAMPEPTVRRHLAALVNCGLIIRRDSPNGKRYARKGRGGEIEQAFGFSLAPLLARAHEFEAAAERVRADNRALRLMRERITLHRRDIQKLIEAAVEEDVPGDWGGLWRRFRRVVEAIPRRASIAELEPIAADLAALHDDVDKLLEIHMKSTNTSGNDSQNERQQPDSNTDSIFESEPALEKSGATAEPRTRTAEAPKTYPLGMVLKACPDIVPYAIDGIGNWRELMITAAQVRGFLGVSPSAYEEACHVMGQETAAIVIACILQRAQHINSAGGYMRVLTEKARGGEFSVGPMLMAALKANGTTSRMTG comes from the coding sequence ATGGAGACGGGTATTGCAACGACGCCCTTTGGGCGGCGACCGATGTCGCTTGCCATGTTGGCGGCGCAAAACGATTCACGTGAAATCCCCAAGGGCACCGCCGTCGACAAATGGCAGATCTACCGCAACCTCTGCGAGGGCAGGAGCATCGCCGGTGTCGGCGATCGCGCTTTGGCCGTGCTGAATGCGTTGCTGTCATTCTACCCGGACAATGAGCTGAGCGAGGAAAACGGGCTCATCGTTTTTCCCTCGAACGCCCACCTCTCACTCAGGGCGCATGCAATGCCCGAGCCCACAGTCAGACGGCACCTGGCGGCTCTTGTGAATTGCGGGCTGATCATCCGTCGGGACAGCCCGAACGGCAAGCGTTACGCGCGCAAGGGCAGGGGAGGGGAGATCGAGCAAGCATTCGGCTTCTCCCTGGCGCCGCTGCTGGCCCGTGCTCACGAGTTCGAGGCGGCGGCCGAGCGGGTCCGCGCCGACAACAGGGCGCTCAGGCTTATGCGCGAGCGGATCACCTTGCACCGCCGTGACATCCAAAAGCTGATAGAGGCGGCCGTTGAGGAAGACGTGCCGGGCGACTGGGGAGGCCTCTGGAGACGTTTCCGCCGCGTTGTGGAAGCAATCCCACGCCGCGCCTCTATTGCTGAGCTCGAACCGATCGCGGCCGATCTGGCCGCGTTGCATGACGATGTGGATAAGCTGCTGGAAATTCACATGAAATCCACGAATACGAGCGGCAATGACTCTCAAAACGAGCGGCAGCAACCTGATTCAAACACCGACTCTATTTTTGAATCTGAACCTGCTTTAGAAAAAAGCGGGGCAACGGCCGAGCCCAGGACGAGGACCGCAGAGGCGCCGAAAACCTATCCGCTGGGGATGGTGCTGAAGGCCTGCCCCGATATTGTGCCCTACGCCATAGATGGGATCGGCAACTGGCGCGAACTCATGATAACGGCCGCCCAGGTGCGGGGTTTTCTGGGGGTTTCGCCTTCAGCGTATGAGGAGGCTTGCCATGTGATGGGCCAGGAGACCGCGGCGATCGTGATTGCCTGCATTCTGCAACGGGCGCAGCACATCAACTCGGCTGGCGGTTATATGCGGGTACTCACCGAAAAGGCGAGGGGAGGGGAGTTTTCGGTTGGACCGATGCTGATGGCCGCGCTGAAAGCCAATGGGACGACCTCAAGGATGACAGGATGA
- a CDS encoding replication protein B → MSRRDVLNGIFADTTRELAAANFSRETDSGRVLAGPVRTMGLALDRMDQEARELQEALKSGERVVELDPELIDGSFVRDRLDGEVAATDDIVRSIEDNGQEVPILVRLHPDLEGRYQVAYGHRRLRAVRLLRRKVRAVVRPLSDNELVVAQGIENTARKDLSYIERAVFALSLETHGFGRDLIMQALSTDKTELSKLLSVAKGIPDSLVKVIGAAPSMGRRRWMDIAEKITDPKALEAAKNAIHRPEFEALGSDERFMMVLAEVSKKPQREQIREWKPNGGKVAAKIKDTGRAYTLSLKTAGADEGFGAYLTERLDDLYADWQANRKSKQE, encoded by the coding sequence ATGAGCAGGCGAGACGTTCTGAACGGAATATTTGCCGATACGACGCGAGAGTTGGCCGCGGCCAACTTTTCCAGAGAGACGGATAGCGGTCGTGTTCTGGCGGGGCCTGTAAGGACGATGGGACTTGCGCTCGACCGCATGGACCAGGAAGCCAGAGAACTTCAAGAAGCCTTGAAGTCCGGCGAGAGGGTTGTCGAACTCGATCCCGAACTCATTGACGGTTCATTCGTGCGTGATCGCCTTGACGGCGAGGTAGCCGCTACGGACGATATTGTGAGGTCGATCGAGGATAACGGCCAAGAAGTGCCCATCCTCGTCAGGCTGCACCCCGATCTCGAAGGACGATATCAGGTTGCCTATGGCCATAGGAGGCTTCGTGCTGTCCGGCTCCTGAGGCGGAAGGTAAGGGCGGTTGTCAGGCCATTATCGGACAATGAACTCGTAGTCGCGCAAGGTATCGAAAACACCGCGAGAAAGGATCTCTCTTATATCGAGAGAGCCGTCTTTGCCCTAAGCCTCGAGACACACGGCTTTGGCCGCGATCTGATCATGCAGGCGTTAAGCACCGACAAGACGGAACTGTCGAAACTGCTGTCCGTCGCCAAGGGCATTCCGGACAGCCTGGTCAAAGTCATCGGTGCCGCACCCTCTATGGGCCGTCGCAGGTGGATGGATATTGCCGAAAAGATTACTGATCCCAAAGCGCTAGAAGCCGCCAAAAATGCCATCCACAGGCCCGAGTTCGAGGCCTTGGGCTCGGACGAACGCTTCATGATGGTTTTGGCTGAAGTTTCGAAGAAGCCGCAGCGAGAACAGATCAGGGAGTGGAAACCGAACGGCGGCAAGGTCGCGGCAAAGATCAAGGACACAGGGAGGGCCTATACGCTCTCCCTCAAGACTGCCGGAGCCGATGAAGGTTTTGGCGCATATCTGACAGAACGGCTGGACGATCTCTATGCCGACTGGCAGGCAAACAGAAAATCGAAGCAGGAGTAA
- a CDS encoding plasmid partitioning protein RepA — MLQTQNVSTAISSDARIAHHARQLSMQLQLLRERLFPPSSQKMLKTFTSGEAAQLVGVSDGYLRQLSIDGRGPTPEVSQTGRRSYSLSQIHELRQYMASIKPKDALTYLPWRQRGEKLQTIAVANFKGGSAKTTTSIYLAQYLALHGYRVLAVDLDPQASLSSMLGVQPEFDLAEGDTLYGAIRYDEKRRPLKEIIRKTYFAGLDLVPGNLELMEFEHETPTALMGQRKPSNSGIFFRRVGMALAEVEADYDIVVVDCPPQLGYLTLGAVCAATSLLITVHPQMVDVASMSQFLLMTSDLLSVVRNAGGDLNHDFIRYVITRHEPHDGPQAQIVALLRSLFGEEVLAATVLKSTAIADAGLTKQTLYEIERGQVRRSTFDRALESLDAVNGEILGDIEKAWGRS, encoded by the coding sequence ATGTTGCAGACTCAAAACGTATCGACGGCCATTTCTTCCGACGCGCGGATTGCTCATCATGCTCGCCAGCTGTCTATGCAGCTGCAGCTACTGCGAGAGCGCCTGTTCCCACCGTCCTCCCAGAAGATGTTGAAAACGTTCACCTCCGGCGAAGCCGCTCAGCTCGTCGGAGTATCAGACGGCTATTTACGGCAGCTTTCCATAGATGGCAGAGGCCCTACGCCTGAGGTGTCCCAGACGGGACGACGTTCGTACTCTCTCTCCCAAATTCATGAGTTGCGTCAATACATGGCTTCTATCAAGCCGAAGGATGCACTCACTTACCTTCCCTGGCGGCAGAGAGGTGAGAAGCTCCAGACGATTGCCGTCGCCAACTTCAAGGGCGGTAGTGCAAAGACAACGACGTCTATCTACCTCGCACAGTATCTTGCTCTGCACGGATATCGCGTTCTCGCGGTTGATCTCGACCCGCAGGCTTCGTTGTCGTCGATGCTCGGTGTTCAGCCGGAGTTCGATCTCGCGGAAGGCGATACCCTCTACGGTGCGATCCGTTACGACGAGAAACGGCGGCCGCTGAAGGAAATAATCAGAAAAACGTACTTCGCTGGCCTCGACCTCGTTCCCGGAAATTTGGAACTGATGGAGTTCGAGCACGAAACCCCGACTGCGTTGATGGGGCAGCGGAAACCAAGCAATAGCGGAATCTTCTTTCGGCGCGTCGGCATGGCCTTAGCCGAAGTTGAAGCCGATTATGATATTGTGGTGGTCGACTGCCCGCCGCAACTCGGATACCTGACACTCGGTGCGGTTTGTGCAGCGACATCGCTTCTCATCACCGTCCATCCTCAGATGGTCGACGTGGCGTCAATGTCGCAGTTTCTGCTCATGACTTCCGACCTTCTGTCGGTCGTCCGGAACGCAGGCGGCGATCTAAACCACGATTTCATCCGGTATGTCATAACGCGCCATGAGCCGCATGATGGTCCGCAAGCACAGATCGTTGCCCTGTTGAGAAGTCTCTTTGGGGAAGAGGTTTTGGCGGCGACAGTCTTGAAATCGACGGCGATCGCCGATGCCGGGCTCACGAAACAGACACTCTATGAGATCGAACGTGGACAAGTTCGCCGCTCGACATTCGACCGGGCACTCGAATCCCTTGATGCAGTCAACGGGGAAATCCTCGGCGACATCGAAAAGGCATGGGGGAGGTCATGA
- a CDS encoding Transposase, with protein sequence MERIEPPLRDLHPTASRLGPAESGWAASQAAHFWHILNDNTTVAVERICDKHVALGA encoded by the coding sequence ATGGAGCGGATCGAGCCCCCTCTTCGTGATCTGCACCCTACTGCGTCGAGGCTGGGGCCCGCTGAATCCGGTTGGGCGGCATCCCAAGCGGCGCACTTCTGGCACATCCTCAACGACAACACGACCGTCGCCGTCGAGCGGATCTGCGACAAGCATGTCGCTCTCGGGGCCTAG